The Bos mutus isolate GX-2022 chromosome 7, NWIPB_WYAK_1.1, whole genome shotgun sequence genome window below encodes:
- the AP1M1 gene encoding AP-1 complex subunit mu-1, translated as MSASAVYVLDLKGKVLICRNYRGDVDMSEVEHFMPILMEKEEEGMLSPILAHGGVRFMWIKHNNLYLVATSKKNACVSLVFSFLYKVVQVFSEYFKELEEESIRDNFVIIYELLDELMDFGYPQTTDSKILQEYITQEGHKLETGAPRPPATVTNAVSWRSEGIKYRKNEVFLDVIESVNLLVSANGNVLRSEIVGSIKMRVFLSGMPELRLGLNDKVLFDNTGRGKSKSVELEDVKFHQCVRLSRFENDRTISFIPPDGEFELMSYRLNTHVKPLIWIESVIEKHSHSRIEYMIKAKSQFKRRSTANNVEIHIPVPNDADSPKFKTTVGSVKWVPENSEIVWSIKSFPGGKEYLMRAHFGLPSVEAEDKEGKPPISVKFEIPYFTTSGIQVRYLKIIEKSGYQALPWVRYITQNGDYQLRTQ; from the exons GTACTCATCTGCCGGAACTACCGTGGCGACGTTGACATGTCAGAGGTGGAGCACTTCATGCCCATCctgatggagaaggaggaggagggcatgctGTCACCCATCCTGGCCCACGGGGGAGTCCGCTTCATGTGGATCAAGCACAACAACCTGTATC TGGTCGCCACCTCCAAGAAGAACGCGTGCGTGTCGCTGGTGTTCTCCTTCCTCTACAAGGTGGTGCAG GTATTTTCGGAATACTTCAaagagctggaggaggagagCATTCGAGACAACTTCGTCATCATCTATGAGCTGCTGGATGAGCTCATGGACTTTGGCTACCCCCAGACCACAGACAGCAAGATCCTACAGGA GTACATCACTCAGGAAGGCCACAAGCTGGAAACGGGGGCCCCGCGGCCCCCGGCCACTGTCACCAATGCAGTGTCCTGGCGCTCGGAGGGCATCAAGTACCGGAAGAACGAGGTGTTCTTGGATGTCATCGAGTCCGTCAATCTCCTG gTCAGTGCCAACGGGAACGTCCTGCGCAGTGAGATTGTAGGCTCCATCAAGATGCGCGTCTTCCTGTCCGGCATGCCTGAGCTGCGCCTGGGGCTCAACGACAAGGTCCTCTTCGACAACACGGGCC GTGGCAAAAGCAAGTCCGTGGAGCTGGAGGACGTGAAGTTCCACCAGTGCGTGCGGCTCTCGCGCTTTGAGAACGACCGCACCATCTCCTTCATCCCGCCCGACGGCGAGTTCGAGCTCATGTCCTACCGCCTCAACACGCAC GTCAAGCCCTTGATCTGGATCGAGTCCGTGATTGAAAAGCATTCCCACAGCCGCATCGAGTACATGATCAAG GCCAAGAGCCAGTTCAAGCGGCGATCAACAGCCAACAATGTGGAAATCCACATCCCTGTGCCCAACGATGCCGACTCACCCAAGTTCAAGACGACAGTGGGGAGCGTCAAGTGGGTGCCCGAGAACAGTGAGATCGTTTGGTCCATCAAGTCCTTCCCG GGCGGTAAGGAGTACCTGATGCGGGCCCACTTTGGCCTGCCCAGCGTGGAGGCAGAGGACAAGGAGGGCAAGCCCCCGATCAGCGTCAAGTTCGAGATCCCCTACTTCACTACCTCTGGCATCCAG GTGCGCTACCTGAAGATCATCGAGAAGAGTGGCTACCAGGCCTTACCGTGGGTTCGTTACATCACTCAGAATGGAG ATTACCAGCTCCGGACCCAGTGA